Proteins encoded in a region of the Thunnus maccoyii chromosome 4, fThuMac1.1, whole genome shotgun sequence genome:
- the LOC121895028 gene encoding uncharacterized protein LOC121895028, whose protein sequence is MTKKIHNKISALNKVQSGRDPIPVKRVALRQDTVSVNLSLWREAAITDLNIGDRVQFSHVKACTTDYGLQLQTTNYTKIEKPKDTSVIAFIISVTEMDMRKEIVEVLLESGEVLEMDEATWQLFDEELKKGKIEVKIDTVSLNIPCNTHECKSLRRAENFIKLHVIV, encoded by the exons ATCTCTGCATTAAACAAAGTTCAGTCAGGGAGAGACCCAATCCCAGTGAAGAGGGTTGCACTGCGGCAG GACACAGTCAGTGTAAACTTGAGCCTTTGGAGGGAGGCAGCCATCACAGACCTCAACATTGGGGACCGAGTCCAGTTCTCACACGTGAAGGCCTGCACCACTGATTATGGACTACAGCTCCAAACCACCAACTACACTAAGATTGAG AAGCCAAAAGACACAAGTGTCATCGCTTTTATCATTAGTGTGACAGAGATGGACATGAGGAAGGAAATCGTTGAAGTACTTCTTGAAAGTGGAGAAGTACTGGAGATGGATGAAGCCACATGGCAGCTATTtgatgaggagctcaaaaaAGGAAAGATAGAGGTTAAAATAGATACTGTGAGTCTGAACATTCCATGCAATACACACGAATGTAAAAGTCTGAGAAGGGCTGAAAATTTCATAAAACTTCATGTGATtgtgtaa